A genomic region of Epinephelus moara isolate mb chromosome 23, YSFRI_EMoa_1.0, whole genome shotgun sequence contains the following coding sequences:
- the LOC126385265 gene encoding neoverrucotoxin subunit beta-like, translated as MASDQITVAALGRPFTLGMLYDARKDELIPGITLWEEKTLEEHTTENLQHSSNFDISASDSIESKSSLLDIEASLSASFLSGLVQVGGSAKYLNDEKKFKNQSRVTGRFKATTNFKQLSVNHLGTMKTQDMDVIKKGMATHVVTGIQYGANAVFVFDSEKLQDNSVQDIQGSMEAVIKKIPSFDVKGRVDIKLTDEEKTLTNKFSCKFYGDFILDSNPVTFKDAVKTYVQLPQLLGKNGENSVPVKVWLMPLKNLDLEAADLMCDISVGLVWKAQDALEDLREMRMRCNDSLEDRVVENFPQIQEGLRTFQKLCGYYESNLQQTMAKKLPAIREGKEDESSVAQLFEDRDKSPFSHEKLSKWLVHKEREINIIRSSLDIMKGTKIVPDQSELDREVLTPGVDDALCFVFTSLGSIDPCLDVLTNYLNSPELSFTNEDPWYFSRDVFIRMREKAKDFHDLAKAQKNNKRFRFLVAAIANEKYTGATIYHYKEGILATEDFLKPELPEVETITDRRDLIWCKSFLMCFW; from the exons ATGGCCTCAGATCAAATCACAGTTGCAGCCCTGGGTCGACCTTTCACCCTAGGAATGCTCTATGACGCTCGGAAAGATGAACTGATCCCAG GTATAACATTGTGGGAAGAGAAAACTCTAGAAGAGCACACCACTGAAAATCTTCAGCACAGCAGTAATTTTGACATTTCTGCATCTGACTCCATTGAATCCAAGTCCTCTCTGCTGGATATTGAAGCTTCTCTGAGTGCCAGTTTCCTGAGTGGACTGGTTCAAGTTGGAGGATCTGCCAAGTATCTGAATGATGAGAAGAAATTCAAGAATCAGAGCAGAGTGACAGGTCGGTTCAAAGCTACTACCAACTTCAAGCAGCTGTCAGTGAATCACCTTGGAACCATGAAAACCCAAGACATGGATGTCATTAAGAAGGGCATGGCAACACATGTCGTCACAGGCATTCAATATGGGGCAAatgctgtctttgtgtttgacaGTGAGAAGTTACAAGACAACAGCGTTCAGGACATCCAGGGCAGCATGGAAGCTGTGATAAAGAAGATCCCGTCATTTGATGTTAAGGGAAGAGTTGACATCAAACTGACTGATGAGGAAAAAACCCTGACCAACAAATTCTCCTGCAAATTCTACGGAGACTTCATTCTTGACAGCAACCCTGTGACATTCAAAGATGCAGTGAAGACCTACGTACAACTCCCACAGCTACTGGGAAAAAATGGAGAGAACAGCGTTCCAGTGAAGGTCTGGCTGATGCCACTGAAGAATTTGGATCTGGAAGCTGCTGATCTGATGTGTGATATCAGTGTTGGACTGGTGTGGAAGGCACAGGATGCTCTGGAAGATTTAAGGGAAATGCGAATGAGATGCAACGATTCTCTGGAAGACAGAGTGGTAGAGAACTTTCCACAGATTCAAGAAGGGTTACGCACTTTCCAAAAATTGTGTGGCTATTATGAGTCTAACCTCCAGCAGACCATGGCAAAGAAACTCCCAGCCATCCGTGAAGGGAAAGAAGATGAGAGCTCTGTAGCGCAACTCTTTGAAGACAGAGACAAGTCACCATTCAGTCATGAAAAACTAAGCAAGTGGCTGGTTCATAAGGAGAGAGAGATCAACATCATCAGATCCTCTCTGGATATCATGAAGGGAACAAAGATCGTCCCAGATCAGTCAGAGCTGGACAGAGAGGTTCTCACACCAGGTGTAGATGATGCTTTGTGCTTCGTTTTCACCTCCCTGGGCAGCATCGATCCCTGCCTTGATGTGTTGACCAACTACCTGAACTCACCTGAATTGAGCTTTACCAATGAAGACCCGTGGTACTTCTCACGTGATGTTTTCATCAGAATGAGAGAAAAAGCCAAAGATTTCCATGATCTTGCCAAagcacagaaaaacaacaaacgaTTCCGGTTCCTTGTAGCAGCCATTGCAAATGAGAAATACACAGGAGCAACCATCTATCATTACAAGGAAGGCATCCTGGCCACTGAAGACTTTTTAAAGCCCGAACTGCCTGAAGTGGAGACCATCACAGACAGAAGAGATCTGATCTGGTGTAAgtcatttttaatgtgtttttggtaA